The Mytilus trossulus isolate FHL-02 chromosome 13, PNRI_Mtr1.1.1.hap1, whole genome shotgun sequence genome has a segment encoding these proteins:
- the LOC134693923 gene encoding uncharacterized protein LOC134693923, whose amino-acid sequence MGPSQYKDTSLVETQGSVSPVGQTMDLTDDIEKIELDLTGLDTSDEKTRYRQNNTNGGQQISPRAAKYRDGGSKGKFAKYITVPEDNTNKSSPKSHNSLRGAPSMISGHGTTRSRGAPSLVGSVPTTSYHPGHEGTIRGLPSSMGTLTGRRNQPAYKSWNGALPNGHLPHGHTPRPGTLAFRRGGTERKEQLVHHFGIEVDKHINHRYSPGEEISGRVVYDVARNLEIRFIEFQVIGHCAITTVNNITKIKKTKVDKFLCKRKYMVGTPDGRWTSLITPGHYVSSFRFLLPSGIPSTVQYDDNRNGFSTEITYMLKVRICDEVGSTSARSNHSLNTLVKVLLSRRLNFTVRRPFDIHSVPMGLMPIIHTEDIQLSCSGVAIIDMSLDRTCYLAGDNIIVHLETQNKYARKIKSISCELVQKVTVLANKYRETYTVISVKEKNPQGVKSRHSKEKIMSYNINMPTQVSFLPSILPGCRTLHVTYTIFLSIKFKLCSGKLTMEIPISIGPATSSSNLEKYNSVPNFNRPVRFPHFNRNGDSKISLAGEQGPHVHSKFSHEGCAGLLCCFGNDGIR is encoded by the coding sequence ATGGGACCTAGCCAATACAAGGATACTAGTCTTGTAGAGACCCAGGGGAGTGTAAGTCCAGTGGGACAAACAATGGACCTGACCGATGACATTGAAAAGATAGAATTAGACCTAACTGGATTGGACACTAGTGATGAAAAAACTCGCTATcgccaaaataacacaaatggtGGACAACAAATAAGTCCCAGAGCTGCTAAATACAGAGATGGTGGCTCAAAAGGGAAGTTTGCAAAATATATCACAGTTCCCGaagataatacaaacaaatCCTCACCAAAGTCACATAACTCCCTCAGAGGAGCCCCATCTATGATTTCTGGACATGGTACAACTAGGTCTAGAGGAGCACCATCGTTGGTTGGAAGTGTGCCAACTACAAGTTATCACCCTGGACATGAGGGCACCATAAGGGGGCTGCCATCTTCTATGGGCACATTGACTGGAAGACGTAATCAACCTGCTTATAAATCTTGGAATGGTGCACTTCCTAATGGACATCTACCACATGGTCATACTCCTAGACCAGGAACACTCGCTTTTAGACGAGGGGGAACTGAACGCAAGGAACAATTAGTCCACCATTTTGGAATAGAAGTTGATAAACATATCAATCATAGATATTCCCCCGGGGAGGAGATTTCTGGTCGTGTTGTTTATGACGTTGCACGAAATTTAGAAATACGATTCATTGAATTTCAAGTTATCGGACACTGTGCTATCACTACtgttaataatataacaaagattaaaaaaacaaaagttgacAAATTCCtgtgtaaaagaaaatatatggtGGGGACACCAGATGGAAGGTGGACTTCACTCATAACCCCTGGACATTATGTATCAAGCTTTCGCTTTTTGCTGCCGTCTGGAATACCATCAACAGTTCAATACGATGACAATAGAAATGGATTTAGTACAGAGATAACATATATGCTGAAAGTAAGAATTTGTGACGAAGTAGGATCCACTTCAGCAAGAAGCAATCATTCTTTGAATACTCTAGTAAAGGTGCTCCTATCAAGGAGACTTAATTTTACAGTACGAAGGCCATTTGATATTCATTCTGTACCCATGGGCCTTATGCCGATTATTCATACTGAAGACATTCAATTATCGTGTTCGGGAGTTGCAATAATAGATATGAGTCTAGATCGCACATGCTACTTAGCAGGTGACAACATCATTGTACATCTAGAGACTCAAAACAAATATGCCCgtaaaatcaaaagtatttCTTGTGAGCTGGTTCAAAAAGTAACTGTTCTTGCTAATAAGTATCGAGAAACATACACTGTCATCTCGGTCAAGGAAAAAAATCCTCAAGGAGTTAAGTCACGACAtagtaaagaaaaaataatgagtTACAACATAAACATGCCTACgcaggtgtcatttttacccaGCATTCTTCCAGGATGTCGGACATTACATGTGACATATACAATATTTCTAAgcattaaattcaaattatgcAGTGGAAAATTAACAATGGAAATCCCTATAAGTATAGGACCTGCAACAAGTTCTTCGAACTTAGAAAAATACAATTCTGTACCTAATTTCAATCGGCCAGTACGATTCCCTCATTTCAACAGGAATGGAGATAGCAAAATCTCCTTAGCAGGAGAACAGGGACCTCATGTTCATTCAAAGTTTTCACATGAAGGATGCGCTGGATTACTTTGCTGTTTTGGAAATGATGGAATTCGGTAA
- the LOC134693922 gene encoding kinesin-like protein KIF9, which yields MYSRGNSGLSTYSRPEKKPSKNQRVKVWCRVRPTANFDTDHIELVPDGKSVNVHQKKESAKGVVNNQILDWSFRLDGIFHNASQDHVFDTVAADIVTSALDGYNGTMMCYGQTGAGKTFTITGATESYKQRGILPRSISQLFREIEERPEYSITVRVSYLEIYNESMVDLLATLPEAINQENGGSMSVAENQYGVYVKGLSCHLTQNEEEALNYLFEGETNRAIAAHSLNAQSSRSHCIFTLYIETRSRVQSNARYTVSKLNFVDLAGSERLSKTKSDGKTQQEAMYINKSLTFLEQVIVALADRRREHIPFRQSKLTHCLKDSIGGNCNTLLIANIWGEKQQLEESVSTLRFATRMMCVASEPSMNEIIDPVVQCKRLEKEIQHLKQELAMHDTLTNRSHITYDSLSEQQRYEIRQQVRRYLEGHLDEIDIINLRQVQGVFDSFKDIYVQMEKDVEERLRQKFTLIDRTDPAAIAAAQQSGLPVTDDGLLVGETDGVGFGVGMAPKSAKADPSSVVQLKRKEKEKETKKGKLSRQDTKSPTGGKSVSSPSHSAKGEREVKSPHPSVDRTREEDAATPASSLGGPKTDRTARASTPPSRTTAFDIFKSEKGTELNRILVENKDILASNKKTYTDLARGINHNKIEIDQCRMKLEKLKEERESNGTQYNEEGDIIISEEEFMEVKRLKELKSKYKTDYDNLKNLKAKVQYCQRLVDNCRQKLIQEFDKWYSESFLSQTEDGTTTTSMAAGHGIRPGVLPPFNPNTVPEDEQEKFDRLQMELLMNNPDSAAFFNAQHRTQRRKTYEAAMMQPQPSYRRSPGTPTISIRNRPPNMLQISQ from the exons ATGTATAGTCGAGGGAACTCAGGTTTGAGCACCTACAGCAGACCCGAAAAGAAACCGAGTAAGAACCAACGTGTTAAAGTATGGTGTAGAGTAAGACCAACTGCTAATTTTGATACAGACCATATAGAACTAGTCCCTGATGGAAAG AGTGTAAATGTACACCAGAAGAAAGAGTCTGCGAAGGGAGTTGTCAATAACCAGATTCTAGACTGGTCCTTTAGACTGGATGGTATCTTTCATAATGCTAGCCAGGACCATGTCTTTGACACAGTGGCTGCAGATATTGTAACTTCTGCTCTGGATGGTTACAATG gAACAATGATGTGTTATGGACAGACAGGAGCTGGAAAAACATTCACAATAACTGGTGCTACTGAAAGTTATAAACAGAGAGGAATTCTGCCCAGGTCCATATCACAGCTGTTCAGGGAGATAGAGGAAAGACCTGAATATTCTATCACTGTCAG AGTTTCATACTTAGAAATCTACAATGAGTCTATGGTAGATCTGTTAGCAACACTGCCAGAAGCCATTAATCAGGAAAATGGTGGCTCAATGTCAGTAGCCGAGAATCAGTACGGAGTCTATGTTAAAGGATTGTCTTGTCATCTCACACAGAATGAAGAAGAGGCTCTCAATTACTTGTTTGAG GGAGAAACTAACAGAGCTATTGCAGCCCATTCACTGAATGCACAGTCCTCTAGGTCTCACTGTATATTTACTCTGTATATTGAG ACAAGATCAAGAGTACAGTCAAATGCTAGATATACAGTTTCTAAATTGAACTTTGTTGATTTAGCTGGATCTGAAAGATTAAGTAAAACTAAG tCTGATGGAAAAACACAACAAGAGGCAATGTACATTAATAAATCATTGACATTTTTGGAACAAGTCATTGTAGCATTAGCCGATCGGCGTAGAGAACATATTCCTTTCCGCCAGTCAAAACTAACACATTGTCTAAAAGATTCTATTGGTGGAAATTGTAACACACTCCTGATAGCTAATATCTGGGGAGAAAAACAACAGTTAGAAGAATCA GTATCAACATTGCGTTTTGCCACCAGAATGATGTGTGTTGCCAGTGAACCATCAATGAATGAAATTATAGATCCTGTG GTACAATGCAAAAGATTAGAAAAAGAAATCCAGCATTTAAAACAAGAGTTAGCCATGCATGATACTTTG ACAAACAGAAGCCACATAACCTATGATTCTTTATCAGAACAGCAGAGATATGAGATCAGACAACAAGTTAGAAGATATTTGGAAGGACATTTAGATGAAATAGAt ataataaatTTAAGACAGGTTCAAGGAGTGTTTGATTCgtttaaagatatttatgt ACAAATGGAGAAAGATGTTGAGGAACGATTACGACAGAAATTTACATTGATTGACAGAACTGACCCAGCAGCTATTGCAGCAGCTCAACAG TCTGGTCTGCCAGTCACAGATGATGGTCTTTTGGTTGGAGAGACCGATGGGGTAGGCTTTGGAGTAGGAATGGCTCCTAAATCAGCTAAAGCAGACCCATCCTCAGTAGTTCAActaaaaaggaaagaaaaggaaaaagagACAAAGAAAGGAAAATTATCAAGACAAGATACAAAAAG tCCAACCGGGGGTAAGAGTGTTAGTAGTCCTTCACACAGTGCTAAAGGAGAGAGGGAGGTGAAGTCACCACACCCATCAGTGGACAGGACCAGGGAAGAAGATGCTGCCACACCAGCCAGCTCATTGGGAGGTCCCAAAACAGACAGAACAGCCAGGGCTAG tacaCCACCGAGTAGAACTACAGCTTTTGACATATTCAAGTCAGAGAAAGGAACAGAATTGAACAGAATCTTAGTTGAAAATAAGGACATTTTAGCatcaaataagaaaacatatACCGACCTAGCACGAGGTATAAATCacaacaaaatagagatagaTCAATGCAGaatgaaattagaaaaattaaaagaggAGAGAGAATCTAATG GCACACAATATAATGAAGAGGGAGATATAATTATAAGTGAAGAAGAATTCATGGAGGTGAAGAGATTGAAAGAACTGaaatctaaatataaaacagattaCGACAACCTGAAAAATCTTAAGGCAAAGGTTCAGTACTGCCAACGACTGGTCGACAACTGTAGGCAAAAACTAATACAAG AATTTGACAAATGGTATTCAGAAAGCTTTTTGAGTCAGACTGAAGATGGCACCACAACCACAAGTATGGCTGCTGGCCATGGTATCAGACCTGGTGTGTTACCTCCCTTTAATCCAAACACAGTG CCTGAAGATGAACAAGAAAAGTTTGACAGATTACAGATGGAACTGTTGATGAACAATCCTGATTCAGCTGCCTTCTTTAATGCTCAACACAGAACACAGAGAAGG aaaacaTATGAAGCAGCCATGATGCAGCCACAACCATCTTACAGACGGTCTCCAGGAACACCCACAATATCAATAAGGAATCGTCCTCCAAACATGTTACAAATTAGTCAGTGA